Within Methyloversatilis discipulorum, the genomic segment GTCGTCCACGCCATAGGCCGGCGCGCAATGCACGATGCCGGTGCCGGCGTCGAGGCCGACGTAGTCCGCCAGAAACACCGGCGACTCGCGCTCGTACAGCGGGTGATGGAAGGCGATGCGCTCCAGCTTGTCGCCGGTCGCGGTGGCCAGCACGCGACCCTCGCGGCCGAAGCGCTTCAGACTCTGTTCGACCAGTGCCTCGGCCAGCACCAGACAGCCGGCGTCGGTCTGCACCAGCGCATACACGTGCTCCGGGTGCATGTTCAGCGCCTGGTTGGCTGGAATGGTCCACGGCGTGGTGGTCCAGATCACCGCATGCACGCTGCCCGCCGGCAGTCCGGCCAGACCGAAGGCGGCGGCCAGACGGCCGCGCTCGCGCTCACTGATCGGGAAGCCGACGTCGACCGCCGGGCTGCCCTTGTCCTGGTACTCGACCTCGGCTTCGGCCAGCGCCGATCCGCAGTCGAAACACCAGTTCACCGGCTTCAGGCCGCGATACACCCAGCCCTTCTTCACCATTTCGGCCAGCGCGCGGATCTCTCCTGCCTCGTTGCCGAAGTCCATCGTGCGGTAGGGCCGGTCCCAGTCGGCCAGCACACCGAGGCGGATGAAACCCTTCTTCTGGATCTCCACCTGCTCGCCGGCAAAGGCGCGGCAAAGCTTGCGCACTTCGGAGGCGGGCAGGTTCTTTCCGTGCTTTTTCTCGATCTGGTGCTCGATCGGCAGGCCGTGGCAGTCCCAGCCCGGCACGTAGGGCGCGTCGAAGCCGGCCAGCGTCTTCGAGCGAACGATGATGTCCTTCAGGATCTTGTTCACCGCGTGCCCGAGGTGGATATCGCCGTTCGCATACGGCGGGCCGTCGTGCAGCACGAACTTCGGACGGCCGGCGGCCTTTTCGCGGATGCGCTTGTAGAGCTGCGTCTGCTGCCACTGCTGAACCCAGCCGGGTTCGCGCTTGGGCAGGTCGCCGCGCATCGGGAAGGCGGTGTCGGGCAGGTTCAGCGTCGTACGGTAATCAGCCATCTTGATCAGCCAGGTTCAGTCTTCGGAAATCGGGTTCTGGGCGAACCACGCGCGGGTGTTCGCCACGTCCTGCGCGATCGCTGCGCGCAGCGCATCCAGGCCTTCGTAGCGCGCTTCATCGCGCAGCTTGTGACAGAAGCGCACAGACACGTGCTGGTCGTAGAGGTCGACCTCGCGGTCCAGCACATAAACCTCGCAGGTCGGGCGCAGCCCGTCGGCAATCGTCGGGCGCACGCCTACGCTGGCTGCGCCCGGCGCATTCACCAGCCCGCCGCCGGTGACCGTCGCCGCATAGATGCCGGACAGCGGCAGCGAGCGGTGCTTGAGCTGGATGTTGGCGGTCGGGAAACCGAGCTGGCGACCGATCTTCTGCCCGTGCTCGACGCGACCGCTGATCGCGTAGGGGCGGCCGAGCAGGCGTTCCGCGCGCGCCAGATCGCCCTGCTCCAGCGCTTCGCGCACGGCGGAACTGGAGGCGCGCTCGCCACCGATCTCGACCGTGTCCATGCTCGCCACCGAGAAGCCATGCTGTTCGCCGGCCGCGCGCAGGCGTTCGAAATCG encodes:
- a CDS encoding bifunctional riboflavin kinase/FAD synthetase, with protein sequence MQVFRAIPSVADTPIALTIGNFDGVHLGHQTLLAQLSEKARALGVPAAVMTFEPHPREFFMHERRPTRLTSLREKLELFRRAGVDRVYVCRFNARFAALGAQAFIDELLVRGLAVRHLIIGDDFRFGRGREGDFERLRAAGEQHGFSVASMDTVEIGGERASSSAVREALEQGDLARAERLLGRPYAISGRVEHGQKIGRQLGFPTANIQLKHRSLPLSGIYAATVTGGGLVNAPGAASVGVRPTIADGLRPTCEVYVLDREVDLYDQHVSVRFCHKLRDEARYEGLDALRAAIAQDVANTRAWFAQNPISED